One window of the Tetragenococcus koreensis genome contains the following:
- a CDS encoding GNAT family N-acetyltransferase has product MYVTRYQEKFQDEFIKLNKSWIEKFFALESHDLEQLDHIEDYLNQGAMIYFGIEEEQVLSTCMAVQLEEGVWEICKFATNEKFQGKGAGKAVFKASIDYAIEQGAQKIVIYSNHILKPAIHIYQSFGFNEVPVTIDDYQRCNYQAELMVE; this is encoded by the coding sequence ATGTACGTGACTCGTTACCAAGAAAAATTTCAAGATGAATTTATCAAATTAAATAAAAGCTGGATTGAAAAATTTTTCGCACTCGAATCCCACGATTTAGAACAGTTAGATCATATTGAAGACTATTTAAATCAAGGGGCAATGATTTATTTTGGCATAGAAGAGGAGCAAGTTTTATCTACTTGTATGGCGGTCCAATTAGAAGAAGGGGTCTGGGAAATTTGTAAATTTGCCACCAATGAAAAATTTCAAGGAAAGGGCGCTGGAAAAGCGGTTTTTAAAGCTTCCATCGATTATGCTATTGAACAAGGCGCCCAAAAAATCGTCATTTATTCAAATCATATTTTAAAACCAGCCATACATATTTATCAAAGCTTTGGTTTTAACGAAGTCCCCGTAACAATTGACGATTACCAACGTTGCAATTATCAAGCAGAATTAATGGTTGAATAA
- a CDS encoding cation-translocating P-type ATPase: MINKQQHNGLTQAEVRQQLEKYGYNTIKTKSKKNFMTYLKEALKDITIIILIFATILSSYVAFQSHPDDFTEPIVIFSIVLLNIYLSIKQQKDAEKSMDELKQMNVPTSKVLREGELKEIESAKIVPEDILQLELGDRVPADAQIVSCSNFFVDESFLTGESEPSEKDANYHAADDDAIGDRKDLTFSGSLVVTGNAKAVVINTGLHTEIGKVSDLINKEEPSMAPLQIKMQRLGKSLGIVAILAGIFAIIVGIIKGYPLETSIMTAISMAVAAIPEVLPVVVTLSLAVGMNNMAMKKTIVRTPSTVETVGGVSVICSDKTGTITENKMTVKQVIPLKDLTDSLLNVTSDEKNNLLFLFYLASSIEDPSNTGSNPTELAIKKALDDTFSKEELNKFAQDFKKVYEIPFDSKRKRMTILYENNGQYISVTKGAFDHLQLTASQKEQKRYQNEQDHLANQAYRVLGVGYQIFANYSVDISDDELESNLHFAGFVGITDPARKESYQAVKVAKQAGIQPVMITGDHLMTAEKIAEDVGILVEGTKGMTGAELSKLSDEELAENISGYRVFARTSPEDKIRIVKAFQNNNEVVSMTGDGVNDAPALKAADVGIAMGGGTEVAKEVADMTLVDDNFATIVQAVEEGRRVYSNIRKSLYAMLGCNISALTIVLISMVVGWGAPVTAVQLLIIKVVADGIPGFSLSVEPVEKNTMKNVPIKKNENIFAEGLLRRITEISTVFTMATLIAIFIGRTYSIEVSETMTFVVLGWTTIIHMYNCRSEQSIFKLRFLSNTLLVTTTTVGAAILLLLVTLPVTQNILGFVPLNSVQWLWVIVLSISPLTYVEVKKLFNVF; this comes from the coding sequence ATGATAAACAAGCAACAGCATAATGGACTGACGCAAGCAGAAGTTCGTCAACAATTGGAAAAATATGGTTACAATACGATTAAAACAAAATCAAAGAAAAACTTTATGACTTATTTAAAAGAAGCACTGAAAGACATTACCATTATTATTTTAATATTTGCGACAATTCTTTCTAGCTATGTAGCCTTTCAATCACATCCCGATGACTTTACAGAACCTATTGTTATATTTTCTATTGTTCTCTTAAATATTTATTTATCGATTAAGCAACAAAAAGACGCAGAAAAATCGATGGATGAATTGAAGCAAATGAATGTCCCTACGAGTAAAGTGCTAAGGGAAGGGGAGTTAAAAGAGATTGAAAGTGCCAAGATCGTTCCTGAAGACATCCTTCAATTAGAGCTTGGCGATCGAGTACCTGCAGATGCTCAGATAGTAAGTTGTAGTAATTTCTTTGTCGATGAATCCTTCCTGACAGGCGAAAGTGAACCAAGTGAAAAAGATGCGAATTATCACGCAGCTGACGATGATGCGATTGGAGATCGTAAAGATTTGACCTTTTCTGGCTCATTAGTCGTCACTGGAAATGCAAAAGCAGTCGTGATAAATACTGGACTACATACTGAAATTGGTAAGGTTTCTGATCTAATCAATAAAGAAGAACCTAGTATGGCTCCTTTACAAATAAAAATGCAAAGGCTAGGAAAAAGTTTAGGTATCGTGGCTATTTTAGCCGGAATATTTGCAATTATTGTGGGGATTATTAAAGGATATCCATTAGAAACCAGCATTATGACGGCCATTTCGATGGCGGTAGCAGCGATTCCTGAAGTATTGCCAGTGGTTGTAACGCTCTCTTTAGCTGTGGGTATGAACAATATGGCAATGAAAAAGACAATCGTACGAACACCTTCGACTGTCGAAACAGTAGGAGGCGTTTCCGTTATTTGTTCTGATAAAACGGGAACCATTACTGAAAATAAAATGACCGTTAAACAAGTAATACCCTTAAAAGATCTGACAGATTCTTTGTTAAACGTAACATCAGATGAAAAGAATAATTTACTTTTTCTGTTTTATCTAGCAAGTAGTATAGAAGACCCATCAAATACTGGCAGTAACCCGACTGAATTAGCAATTAAAAAAGCCTTAGATGATACCTTTAGTAAAGAGGAATTGAATAAGTTCGCGCAAGATTTCAAAAAAGTGTACGAAATCCCTTTTGATTCTAAACGAAAACGAATGACTATTTTATATGAAAATAATGGACAATACATTTCAGTCACTAAAGGGGCCTTTGATCATTTGCAATTAACCGCTAGTCAAAAAGAACAAAAACGTTATCAAAATGAACAAGATCATTTAGCCAATCAAGCTTACCGAGTATTAGGCGTGGGTTATCAGATTTTTGCAAATTATTCAGTTGATATTTCTGATGATGAATTAGAAAGTAACCTTCACTTTGCAGGTTTTGTTGGCATCACTGATCCAGCTAGAAAAGAAAGCTATCAGGCCGTGAAAGTAGCCAAACAAGCAGGAATACAACCTGTTATGATTACCGGTGATCACTTAATGACGGCTGAAAAAATAGCAGAAGATGTCGGTATTCTGGTTGAAGGGACCAAAGGCATGACAGGCGCTGAATTGAGTAAACTTTCTGATGAAGAATTAGCGGAAAACATTAGTGGTTATCGCGTCTTTGCTCGTACTTCTCCAGAGGATAAAATTCGAATTGTTAAAGCTTTCCAAAATAATAATGAGGTAGTGTCGATGACAGGCGATGGCGTAAATGATGCCCCCGCCTTAAAAGCAGCAGATGTGGGTATCGCCATGGGCGGTGGAACAGAAGTAGCTAAAGAAGTTGCGGATATGACATTAGTTGATGACAATTTTGCGACCATCGTACAGGCTGTAGAAGAGGGAAGAAGGGTTTATAGTAATATTAGAAAATCGCTGTATGCGATGTTAGGCTGTAATATCTCAGCTCTAACCATTGTATTGATTTCAATGGTCGTAGGGTGGGGCGCTCCTGTAACTGCCGTCCAACTACTAATTATTAAAGTTGTTGCAGATGGGATTCCAGGATTTAGTTTAAGTGTTGAACCTGTTGAAAAAAATACCATGAAGAACGTTCCTATTAAGAAGAATGAAAATATATTTGCAGAAGGTTTGCTCAGAAGGATTACCGAAATTTCTACGGTATTCACGATGGCTACTTTAATCGCGATATTTATTGGTCGTACCTATTCTATTGAGGTTTCAGAAACAATGACCTTTGTCGTGCTAGGGTGGACAACTATCATCCATATGTATAATTGTCGCAGTGAGCAATCGATTTTCAAATTACGCTTTTTAAGTAACACCTTACTGGTTACGACAACGACTGTGGGAGCAGCTATTCTTTTGTTGCTAGTTACATTACCAGTAACGCAGAATATACTGGGCTTTGTTCCATTAAACTCTGTACAGTGGCTATGGGTAATTGTTTTATCTATAAGTCCGCTAACATATGTGGAGGTAAAAAAATTGTTTAATGTATTTTAG
- a CDS encoding type II toxin-antitoxin system YafQ family toxin, with translation MKKHYNPEKFEQVLELLVHRHQSELIRIYKDHSLTGNWQGFRELHIEKDWLLIYKIDNNKLILTLTRTDKHDELL, from the coding sequence ATGAAAAAACATTATAATCCAGAAAAATTTGAGCAGGTTCTAGAACTGCTAGTTCACAGACACCAAAGTGAACTAATCAGAATTTACAAAGATCACTCGTTGACAGGAAATTGGCAAGGTTTCCGTGAATTGCATATTGAAAAAGATTGGCTACTTATTTATAAGATTGACAATAATAAGCTTATCCTTACTCTCACTCGCACCGACAAACATGACGAATTATTATAA
- a CDS encoding YbaK/EbsC family protein, with amino-acid sequence MAKRIKILTESSARVEEAAQALECLPESIAKTISLVLEDKNVLVVMAGDAKADNKKYKTYFGKRAKMFPKELVEDLIGHLPDDVCPFAINSNVDVYLDRSLKRFDFVYLAVKPEILCKSTNAIYTLIL; translated from the coding sequence TTGGCAAAACGGATAAAGATTTTAACTGAGTCCAGTGCAAGAGTAGAAGAAGCGGCACAAGCATTAGAATGTCTACCTGAAAGTATCGCAAAAACAATTTCTCTTGTCCTAGAAGATAAAAATGTACTTGTAGTTATGGCTGGTGACGCTAAAGCGGATAATAAAAAATATAAAACCTACTTTGGAAAAAGAGCTAAAATGTTTCCTAAAGAGCTTGTAGAAGACTTGATTGGACATTTGCCTGATGACGTGTGTCCTTTTGCGATAAATTCAAATGTAGATGTTTATTTAGATAGATCCTTAAAAAGATTTGATTTCGTCTATCTAGCGGTCAAGCCCGAAATCTTGTGTAAAAGTACAAATGCAATCTACACCCTAATTTTATGA
- a CDS encoding HAD family hydrolase: protein MKKYKGVLFFDLDGTLLNRDSQISLENLWLLEQLAKQNYLSVIASGRSPKEIEEITEQTAISSYVSLNGQYVVIEGEVFADHRIAPELVDEVMTFSQQLGHPVACYTPTEYRVNFIDEATKKLYQLDNAPLPQVDPDFHTTVGVNMLYLFSEKLSDDKLLEEKFNEGLTFYRDSPFSIAIVNKNRSKKAGIQELLTHLELTDLMNTYAFGDGNNDISMFEVVKHSVAMGNAGSNVKKAATFVTHDNETNGIHHALQHYDLL from the coding sequence ATGAAAAAATACAAAGGCGTGCTATTTTTTGATTTAGACGGTACACTTTTAAATCGTGATTCGCAAATAAGCCTAGAAAATTTGTGGTTATTAGAACAACTGGCAAAACAAAATTATTTATCAGTAATTGCTAGTGGACGTTCACCTAAAGAAATTGAAGAAATCACCGAACAAACAGCGATTAGCTCTTATGTTAGTTTAAACGGACAATATGTAGTTATTGAAGGAGAAGTTTTTGCAGATCATCGGATTGCACCAGAATTGGTTGACGAAGTGATGACATTTTCACAACAATTAGGTCATCCCGTTGCTTGTTATACTCCTACAGAATATCGAGTTAACTTTATTGATGAAGCAACAAAGAAATTATATCAATTGGATAATGCACCACTACCACAAGTAGATCCCGATTTCCACACTACAGTTGGGGTCAATATGCTATATTTATTTAGCGAAAAATTATCAGATGACAAATTATTGGAAGAAAAGTTTAACGAAGGCCTTACCTTTTACCGTGATAGTCCTTTTTCAATTGCCATTGTGAATAAAAACCGTTCAAAAAAAGCGGGGATTCAAGAGTTGCTTACACATTTGGAGCTAACGGATTTGATGAATACGTATGCTTTTGGTGACGGTAACAATGACATTAGTATGTTTGAGGTAGTGAAACATTCGGTTGCTATGGGCAATGCAGGAAGTAATGTGAAAAAAGCAGCTACATTTGTGACCCATGACAATGAGACAAACGGTATTCATCACGCCTTACAACACTATGATCTTCTTTAA
- a CDS encoding DUF2829 domain-containing protein has protein sequence MTFEEILPKLKQGKKIIREGWSGFELYVTLVSEEEYDGCPVTPYFLIKTSDEGFSVFAPTVCDLLAEDWKVVKA, from the coding sequence ATGACATTTGAGGAAATTTTACCAAAATTAAAACAAGGAAAAAAAATTATTCGCGAGGGTTGGAGCGGTTTTGAATTATACGTAACTCTGGTTTCAGAAGAAGAGTACGATGGTTGTCCAGTAACACCTTATTTTTTGATTAAAACATCTGATGAAGGTTTTTCAGTCTTTGCACCAACTGTTTGCGATCTTTTAGCTGAGGATTGGAAAGTTGTGAAAGCATGA
- a CDS encoding QueT transporter family protein: protein MNKEKTRSVTHWTTQEVAKMALVTSLYVVVTVALSVISFGAVQIRLSEMFNFLTLYNKQYIWAVTLGVAIANLSSPNGLLDVVFGSVCTFLVLVVNHHLTKRLQNMKYKMVITAIVFALSMFTVAGQLTFLYDLPFFYNWLIIGIGELLSMTVGGIIIYLIGNKVDLTK from the coding sequence ATGAATAAAGAAAAAACACGTTCAGTTACTCACTGGACAACACAAGAAGTAGCTAAAATGGCATTGGTAACAAGTTTATACGTGGTCGTAACAGTGGCATTGTCTGTCATTAGTTTTGGTGCAGTGCAAATTCGATTATCAGAGATGTTCAATTTTTTAACGTTGTACAATAAACAATATATTTGGGCAGTTACATTAGGTGTTGCTATCGCTAATTTATCCTCACCGAATGGCTTATTAGATGTTGTTTTTGGAAGTGTCTGCACGTTTTTAGTTTTAGTCGTTAACCATCACTTAACAAAACGTCTTCAAAATATGAAATACAAAATGGTCATTACTGCCATTGTCTTTGCACTTTCAATGTTTACAGTTGCTGGACAATTAACGTTTTTGTATGATTTACCGTTCTTTTATAACTGGTTGATTATTGGTATCGGCGAATTACTTTCAATGACGGTCGGCGGTATAATTATTTATCTTATTGGAAACAAAGTCGATTTAACAAAATAA
- a CDS encoding MepB family protein encodes MLLSTKLLNKTFSSITDSSIKNWELEKQNSEYEGLTFQFSNQHFRSRLAKKTPKKKGYFVALWKKDENNVNQAYSYSNSPEKVIILIIDEEKLGQFIFPKSILLEKGILKTKIQKGKMAFRVYPTWESSLNNSAAKTQKWQQPYFVDLSNSIDLKKVRLLIES; translated from the coding sequence ATGTTACTTTCTACAAAACTACTAAACAAAACCTTTTCTTCCATTACGGATTCTTCAATTAAAAACTGGGAATTGGAAAAACAAAATAGTGAATATGAGGGGCTAACTTTTCAATTCAGTAATCAACATTTTCGTAGTAGATTGGCAAAGAAAACGCCAAAGAAGAAAGGGTACTTTGTTGCGCTTTGGAAAAAAGATGAAAATAATGTAAATCAAGCATATTCATACAGCAATTCACCAGAAAAAGTTATTATTCTAATTATAGATGAAGAAAAATTAGGTCAATTTATTTTCCCAAAGTCCATTTTATTGGAAAAAGGTATTTTAAAAACAAAAATTCAAAAAGGTAAGATGGCATTTAGAGTCTATCCGACTTGGGAAAGTAGCCTAAATAATAGCGCAGCAAAAACACAAAAATGGCAGCAACCTTACTTTGTAGATTTATCTAATTCGATAGACTTAAAAAAGGTAAGATTATTAATTGAAAGCTAA
- a CDS encoding type II toxin-antitoxin system RelB/DinJ family antitoxin — protein sequence MSDKNRNDTRLSIRIDGELKEQAKEVYSELGMDLTTAVTIFLKQSVRESSIPFQPHLENPDNIQARQEANSDNLETFDTVKELMESLNAED from the coding sequence ATGAGCGATAAAAACCGTAATGATACCCGTTTAAGCATTCGTATTGACGGTGAACTAAAAGAACAAGCTAAAGAAGTTTACAGTGAACTAGGTATGGACTTAACAACTGCTGTCACCATTTTTCTTAAACAATCTGTAAGAGAAAGTAGTATACCTTTCCAACCTCATTTAGAAAATCCAGATAATATTCAAGCGAGGCAGGAAGCAAATTCAGATAATCTTGAAACTTTCGATACAGTAAAAGAACTTATGGAGAGTTTAAATGCTGAAGACTAG
- a CDS encoding NAD(P)/FAD-dependent oxidoreductase, whose product MSSLENNNTYEYVIVGGGMVAGYAVNGIRKEDPNGSILVVSKDADVPYERPALSKKLWLDDEFTEEDIKVGAEKQANVSFKFNTTVNKIDRENKSIQLGDDLVVCYDKLLLATGGEPMTIDGPDDPHVIVFRDWSDYRKLRQFSGNNKHVIVIGGGYIGSEIAAALAQNETQVTMVYLENTLGESQFPEAITTEYEDTFKKGGVNLINGKKAESYQRDGDQLVVTLDDGSQITGDTIVIGLGVSPRITLAKASGLKLAGDGVEVDEYLQTSDPSIWAAGDIAYYPDKILGRQRIEHVDHARNSGEQVGRNMAGAHAAYTHTPYFYSNIFSIAWQAIGTLDPTLPQVFDKRADGTIVYFLKEDRLVGVLIWNVKVDLDDVRNLLANPTVKDDLVGSIKEK is encoded by the coding sequence ATGAGCAGTTTAGAAAATAATAACACCTATGAATATGTCATTGTTGGTGGAGGAATGGTTGCCGGCTATGCTGTTAACGGCATTCGTAAAGAAGATCCGAATGGTTCGATTCTTGTTGTTTCAAAAGATGCTGATGTACCGTATGAACGTCCTGCTTTAAGTAAAAAATTATGGCTAGATGATGAATTTACTGAAGAAGACATAAAAGTCGGTGCCGAAAAACAAGCAAATGTTAGCTTTAAATTTAACACAACGGTCAATAAAATCGATCGGGAAAATAAATCGATTCAATTAGGAGACGACCTAGTTGTTTGTTATGACAAATTATTGCTGGCAACCGGTGGTGAACCTATGACCATTGATGGACCTGATGATCCGCATGTCATTGTTTTTAGAGACTGGTCTGATTACCGTAAATTGCGTCAATTTAGCGGCAATAATAAACACGTCATTGTCATCGGCGGTGGTTATATTGGAAGTGAGATTGCAGCGGCACTAGCGCAAAATGAAACCCAAGTGACGATGGTTTATCTAGAAAATACATTAGGTGAAAGCCAGTTCCCTGAGGCAATTACTACTGAATACGAAGACACCTTTAAAAAAGGTGGCGTCAACTTGATAAACGGCAAAAAAGCTGAATCTTATCAACGAGATGGCGATCAATTGGTAGTTACTTTAGACGATGGTTCACAAATCACAGGAGATACTATTGTTATTGGTTTAGGTGTCTCTCCAAGGATAACTCTGGCAAAAGCTAGCGGACTGAAATTAGCTGGAGATGGCGTTGAAGTAGATGAATATCTGCAAACTAGCGATCCTTCAATTTGGGCCGCCGGAGATATTGCATATTATCCAGATAAAATATTGGGACGCCAAAGAATTGAACACGTAGATCATGCTAGAAATTCTGGAGAACAAGTGGGTAGAAACATGGCTGGAGCACACGCTGCCTATACGCACACTCCTTATTTCTATTCCAATATCTTTTCAATTGCATGGCAAGCAATTGGAACATTGGATCCAACTTTACCACAAGTATTTGATAAAAGAGCAGACGGAACGATTGTTTATTTCTTAAAAGAAGACCGTCTTGTGGGCGTTCTGATTTGGAACGTTAAGGTAGATCTAGATGATGTTCGAAATCTCTTAGCAAACCCAACAGTTAAAGATGATTTAGTCGGTTCAATCAAAGAAAAATAA
- a CDS encoding YbaK/EbsC family protein, which produces MSLERVKQYFSTLGLENRVKILTGSSATVEQAAQTLGCLPEKIAKTMSFTLNGSQNILIVMAGDARVDNKKYKSFFGKRAKMIPKDSVEQAIGHSPGGVCPFAIKPNVDVYLDESLRNFDWIYPAAGDSQSAVELTPDELEKYSSAKNWIDVAKG; this is translated from the coding sequence ATGTCTTTAGAGCGTGTAAAACAGTATTTTTCCACGCTAGGATTGGAAAATCGGGTGAAGATTTTAACTGGTTCTAGTGCTACTGTGGAACAAGCGGCCCAAACATTAGGCTGCTTACCTGAAAAAATCGCCAAAACAATGTCATTTACATTGAATGGAAGTCAAAACATTCTTATTGTGATGGCAGGAGATGCTAGAGTTGATAATAAAAAGTATAAGTCCTTTTTTGGAAAAAGAGCAAAAATGATTCCTAAAGACTCTGTTGAACAAGCCATTGGACATTCACCTGGTGGCGTATGTCCTTTTGCAATAAAGCCCAATGTAGATGTCTATTTAGATGAATCACTGAGAAATTTTGACTGGATCTATCCTGCAGCAGGAGATAGTCAAAGTGCAGTGGAATTAACACCTGATGAGTTAGAAAAATATTCTTCTGCTAAAAATTGGATTGATGTGGCAAAGGGTTGA
- a CDS encoding 3-oxoacyl-ACP reductase, producing the protein MNEFQDKVVFITGAASGIGYAQAVAFLEAGSFVFGVDIQTDFGKLSDDSHFQSFSGDLTQINICQEAVLVCQQHFGDIEILLNTAGILDAYQTIEETDIDLWQKVLATNLTSMFVITKAIIPQMVKKSSGTIINIASVASFVAGGGGIAYTSAKHAIAGFTKQLALDYADKGLHINGIAPGAIQTPMNAADFEGEGTMAQWVADETPAKRWAQPEEIASVTLFLASESSRYMQGTILPVDGGWLLK; encoded by the coding sequence ATGAATGAGTTTCAAGATAAAGTTGTTTTTATTACAGGTGCTGCTTCAGGAATTGGTTACGCACAAGCGGTCGCATTTTTAGAAGCTGGTAGTTTTGTATTTGGTGTAGATATTCAGACAGACTTCGGTAAACTGAGCGACGACTCGCACTTTCAATCTTTTTCTGGAGATCTAACTCAAATAAATATTTGTCAAGAAGCGGTTTTAGTTTGTCAGCAACATTTTGGTGATATTGAGATTCTATTGAACACTGCCGGAATTTTAGATGCCTATCAAACAATTGAAGAAACTGACATTGACTTGTGGCAAAAAGTCCTAGCAACCAATTTAACAAGTATGTTTGTCATAACGAAAGCAATCATTCCGCAGATGGTAAAAAAATCTTCTGGAACGATTATTAACATAGCATCAGTGGCAAGTTTTGTTGCTGGAGGCGGTGGTATTGCCTATACTTCAGCTAAACATGCAATTGCCGGCTTTACGAAACAATTAGCATTAGATTATGCAGATAAAGGACTTCATATCAATGGCATTGCGCCAGGAGCGATTCAAACGCCAATGAATGCTGCGGATTTCGAAGGCGAAGGTACGATGGCTCAATGGGTAGCTGATGAAACGCCTGCTAAACGTTGGGCACAGCCAGAAGAAATTGCTTCGGTGACACTATTTTTAGCCAGTGAAAGCTCTCGTTATATGCAGGGAACGATTCTACCAGTCGATGGTGGTTGGTTGTTAAAATAA
- a CDS encoding D-2-hydroxyacid dehydrogenase, with protein MKIVVLDGYALNPGDIDWKPLKEIGECEIYDRTSFTDKKEILERIGDARIVLTNKTPLDEEVLNAAPNLQYIGILATGYNIIDIDAAAKAGITVTNVPAYGTEAVAQFTFALLLEITSQVGLHNRLVHEGKWSINPDFSFFATPLTELQGKTLGLVGFGRIAQKVAEIGHAFGMKVIFYNHRPRNSKAEWIQQVNLNELLSQSDVVSLHVPQTPDTKELINSSSLQKMKNTAILINTARGGLINEQDVAEALNNEQLAAAAMDVAQHEPINEDSPLLAAKNCYITPHIAWAPQETRKRLLDIVVDNLTEFLAGRKQNTVI; from the coding sequence ATGAAAATTGTAGTTTTAGACGGATACGCTTTAAACCCTGGAGACATTGATTGGAAACCATTAAAAGAGATTGGCGAATGCGAGATATACGATAGAACGTCATTTACTGATAAAAAAGAAATCTTGGAACGAATCGGTGATGCGCGAATCGTTTTGACCAATAAGACTCCTTTGGATGAAGAAGTTCTTAATGCTGCACCTAATTTACAATATATAGGTATCTTAGCGACTGGTTATAATATAATCGATATTGATGCAGCAGCTAAAGCTGGAATTACAGTAACTAACGTTCCGGCATATGGAACAGAAGCTGTAGCTCAATTCACGTTTGCTTTGTTGTTGGAAATTACAAGTCAAGTCGGCTTACACAACCGACTAGTACATGAAGGAAAATGGTCGATCAATCCTGATTTTAGTTTCTTTGCCACACCACTGACAGAGTTACAAGGAAAAACGTTAGGGCTTGTTGGGTTTGGACGAATTGCACAAAAAGTTGCTGAAATTGGTCATGCATTTGGAATGAAAGTCATCTTTTATAACCACCGTCCTAGAAATAGTAAAGCTGAATGGATACAACAAGTTAACCTAAATGAACTATTAAGCCAGTCTGATGTCGTTAGCTTACATGTACCACAAACTCCTGATACAAAAGAGTTGATCAATAGCTCTTCACTACAAAAAATGAAAAATACTGCTATTTTGATTAATACTGCACGGGGTGGTTTGATCAATGAACAAGACGTTGCCGAGGCGTTGAATAACGAACAGCTTGCTGCTGCAGCAATGGACGTAGCACAACATGAGCCAATCAATGAAGATAGTCCTTTACTAGCAGCTAAAAATTGCTACATTACGCCACACATAGCTTGGGCACCACAGGAAACAAGAAAACGATTATTAGATATTGTGGTTGATAATTTAACAGAATTTCTAGCTGGTCGAAAGCAAAATACAGTAATATAG